One Neovison vison isolate M4711 chromosome 2, ASM_NN_V1, whole genome shotgun sequence genomic window carries:
- the RGR gene encoding RPE-retinal G protein-coupled receptor — translation MAESGSLPTGFGELEVLAVGTVLLVEALTGLCLNSLTILSFCKMPELRTPTHLLVLSLALADSGISLNALVAATASLRRSWPYGSDGCQAHGFQGFVTALASICSTAAVAWGRYHHYCTRSQLAWNTAISLVICVWLSSAFWAALPLLGWGRYDYEPLGTCCTLDYSRGDRNFISFLFTMAFFNFFLPLFITVISYQLMEQKLRKTRHLQVNTTLPARTLLFGWGPYALLYLSATIVDVSSISPKLQMVPALIAKTVPTINAINYALGSEMVHKGIWQCLSPQRSERDRAR, via the exons ATGGCAGAATCTGGGTCCCTGCCCACCGGCTTTGGGGAGCTGGAGGTGTTGGCTGTGGGGACGGTGCTGCTGGTAGAAG CGCTCACCGGCCTCTGCCTCAATAGTCTCACCATCCTCTCTTTCTGCAAGATGCCAGAGCTGCGGACCCCTACCCACCTGCTGGTGCTGAGCCTGGCTCTGGCAGACTCTGGGATCAGCCTGAACGCCCTTGTTGCAGCCACAGCCAGCCTCCGCCG GAGCTGGCCCTATGGCTCCGATGGCTGCCAGGCTCACGGTTTCCAGGGCTTTGTGACCGCGCTGGCCAGCATCTGCAGCACCGCGGCCGTCGCCTGGGGGCGCTATCACCACTACTGCACGC GCAGCCAACTGGCATGGAACACGGCCATCTCCTTGGTGATCTGTGTGTGGCTGTCTTCTGCCTTCTGGGCAGCACTGCCCCTCCTGGGCTGGGGCCGCTATGACTATGAGCCTCTGGGAACGTGTTGCACCCTGGACTACTCCCGGGGGGACAG AAACTTCATCAGCTTCCTCTTCACCATGGCCTTTTTCaacttcttcctgcctctcttcatCACAGTCATATCATATCAGCTCATGGAGCAGAAACTCAGGAAGACGCGCCACCTCCAG GTGAACACCACTCTGCCCGCCAGGACGCTGCTGTTCGGCTGGGGCCCCTATGCCCTCCTGTATCTCTCTGCAACGATCGTGGATGTGAGCTCCATCTCCCCCAAGCTGCAGATG GTGCCTGCCCTCATTGCCAAAACAGTGCCCACGATTAATGCCATCAACTATGCCCTGGGCAGTGAGATGGTCCACAAGGGCATTTGGCAGTGCCTCTCACCCCAGAGAAGCGAACGGGACCGAGCCCGGTGA